The genomic stretch CCGGCGAAGAGATTCCGATCAGTGCACGGCGAGTTGTTACGTTTCGCCCGGGACAAAAACTAAAGCAAAAAGTAGAAGCGTATGCTGGAACCCAGTCATAACAACGAACTTCCCACGATTCCCGGGAAGCGTTACTTCACCATCGGTGAGGTGGCGGAACTATGCGCGGTAAAGGCGCACGTCCTGCGGTATTGGGAGCAGGAGTTTCCGCAGCTTTCGCCCGTAAAGCGTCGGGGTAACCGGCGCTATTATCAGCGCGCAGACGTTATCACGATCCGCCAGATTCGCAGTCTGCTTTATGATCAGGGCTATACCATCGGTGGTGCCAAGCAGAAGCTGAGCAGTCACGAGGTAAAGGACGATACTTCCCAGTATAAGCAGCTGATTCGCCAGATGATTACGGAGCTTGAGGAAGTACTTGAGGTGCTGAACGCGCCGGTCAAATAGGGCTTCCGAAAGTCATAAGAAAAGCCGGGGCAGCGACGTTGCCCCGGTTTTTTTATGCCTGCAGGTTTATTGCTTCTTGCAGGTCTTGATGCCCAGAATTGAATAGGCGGGGCAGTTGCCCACTGCGGCAGTGGCCAGAGGAACGATGCCAATCCAGCCCCAGGCGGTTTGTGGGCCCACAAATACGAGCGCCAGAAGTACGATGCCAACAATGGCCCGAATGATACGGTCCGCAGGTCCCATATTAATGCTCATGATCCATTCTCCTTGGTTGATTTGAGGCAGTAAGGCCACTCTAACGCCTGCTCCCGGGCTGTTCAGTGATAAAGTCACACAAGGAAAAGCACTGGATAAGCTAGTCTCGTTAACTATGGAAAAACTGACGTTGCAACACAGCATTCTTGAAACATTGCCGGAATCCCTTCGGCGGGACGCTCTGAACGGACTGCAGGCGATTCAATTTGAGCATGGAAAGGTGCTCTTTAGAGCGGGAGATCCGTGTCAGGGCCTTCCACTGGTGCTCCATGGCAGTGTAAAGGTTCAGATGACAGGGCTGTCGGGGAATAGCATCGTCCTGTACAGGATGGGCGCGGATGACATTTGCACGCTCTCGATCGGGTGCCTGATGACCGGTGACGGCTTTCGCGCAGAGGCCGTGGTTGAGGAGGATGCCAAAGTGTTGATGGTGCCCAGGGGGTTGTTCGATCGGCTCATGGACCAGTCCGCCGATTTCCGGCTGGGCATAATGGAGTCTTACGGTCGCCGCCTGAATGATCTGATGCTGCTGGTGGAGGAGGTTGCGTTCAGGCGAATGGACGAACGACTTCTTCACTGGCTTGAGGCAAGAGCCGGGCAAC from Marinobacter adhaerens HP15 encodes the following:
- a CDS encoding MerR family transcriptional regulator, with the protein product MLEPSHNNELPTIPGKRYFTIGEVAELCAVKAHVLRYWEQEFPQLSPVKRRGNRRYYQRADVITIRQIRSLLYDQGYTIGGAKQKLSSHEVKDDTSQYKQLIRQMITELEEVLEVLNAPVK
- a CDS encoding YgaP family membrane protein — encoded protein: MSINMGPADRIIRAIVGIVLLALVFVGPQTAWGWIGIVPLATAAVGNCPAYSILGIKTCKKQ
- a CDS encoding Crp/Fnr family transcriptional regulator, which codes for MQHSILETLPESLRRDALNGLQAIQFEHGKVLFRAGDPCQGLPLVLHGSVKVQMTGLSGNSIVLYRMGADDICTLSIGCLMTGDGFRAEAVVEEDAKVLMVPRGLFDRLMDQSADFRLGIMESYGRRLNDLMLLVEEVAFRRMDERLLHWLEARAGQRAITITHQELAIELGTAREVVSRLLKELERKGRLRLARGKIEFTGSFAE